Proteins co-encoded in one Kribbella qitaiheensis genomic window:
- a CDS encoding SGNH/GDSL hydrolase family protein encodes MISPGSRYVALGSSFAAGSGVKPRLDKASGRSQRNYAHLVAEALELDLVDVTYSGATTANVLSESQNDAPPQLGAIGPETELVTVTIGGNDLDYIGTFIRGSLMNTLARPVGLIAKRLGNRIRARVSYLKDQSEYDAAADSLTEIATQIRKSAPRSRILLVDYLTLVGPGTRPRLDVPLNEEQLPSVVMMAEGLAAAFAKAAERTDAELITASSASLDHAVGSPEPWTTGFRFVPFGGVPYHPNEAGMRAVADLIVNHLRANP; translated from the coding sequence GTGATCTCACCTGGCAGTCGCTATGTCGCTTTGGGCAGTTCGTTCGCTGCCGGTTCCGGAGTCAAGCCACGGCTCGACAAGGCTTCGGGCCGGTCGCAGCGCAACTACGCGCACCTGGTGGCCGAGGCGTTGGAGCTGGATCTCGTCGACGTCACGTACTCCGGGGCGACGACCGCGAACGTCCTGTCCGAATCGCAGAACGACGCACCGCCGCAGCTCGGTGCCATCGGCCCCGAGACGGAACTGGTCACGGTGACGATCGGCGGCAACGACCTCGACTACATCGGCACCTTCATCCGCGGCAGCCTGATGAACACGCTGGCCCGGCCGGTCGGCCTGATCGCCAAGCGGCTCGGCAACCGGATCCGGGCCCGCGTCAGCTATCTGAAGGATCAGAGCGAGTACGACGCTGCCGCCGACTCGCTGACCGAGATCGCGACCCAGATCAGGAAGAGCGCTCCCCGCAGCCGGATCCTGCTCGTCGACTACCTCACGCTGGTCGGACCGGGCACCCGGCCGCGACTCGACGTACCGCTCAACGAGGAGCAACTGCCGAGTGTCGTGATGATGGCCGAAGGTCTGGCCGCCGCATTCGCGAAGGCTGCGGAGAGGACCGATGCCGAGTTGATTACCGCATCGAGCGCGAGCCTCGACCACGCGGTCGGCTCCCCCGAGCCATGGACCACCGGCTTCCGCTTCGTCCCCTTCGGCGGCGTCCCGTACCACCCGAACGAGGCCGGCATGCGAGCGGTCGCCGACCTCATCGTCAACCACCTGCGAGCAAATCCCTGA
- a CDS encoding MarR family winged helix-turn-helix transcriptional regulator, which translates to MKDAIDQHIELWAARELPDLDLRVEGISTRLHVLAKYLDRRRDAVLAGHGLQWWEFKTLHMLRRGGPPYKATPGQLATQLNLSPATLTNRLDALVRQGYVLREHDRDDRRKVVAMLTDAGLKIWQQGIGDISRVEEELVGELGRADQDQLIGLLRRLVLATERS; encoded by the coding sequence ATGAAGGATGCGATCGACCAGCACATCGAGCTGTGGGCCGCTCGGGAACTGCCAGACCTGGATCTGCGGGTGGAGGGCATCTCGACTCGGTTGCACGTGCTGGCGAAGTACCTGGACCGGCGTCGCGACGCCGTGCTGGCCGGCCATGGGCTGCAGTGGTGGGAGTTCAAGACGCTGCACATGCTGCGCCGCGGCGGTCCGCCGTACAAGGCGACGCCGGGGCAGCTGGCGACCCAACTCAACCTCTCGCCGGCAACGCTGACGAACCGCCTGGACGCACTGGTCCGGCAGGGCTACGTACTGCGGGAGCACGACCGCGACGACCGCCGGAAAGTGGTCGCAATGCTCACCGACGCCGGTCTGAAGATCTGGCAGCAGGGCATCGGCGACATCAGTCGCGTCGAGGAGGAGCTGGTCGGCGAGCTCGGCCGGGCGGACCAGGACCAACTCATCGGCCTGCTCCGCCGCCTTGTACTGGCGACCGAAAGGTCCTGA
- a CDS encoding sacsin N-terminal ATP-binding-like domain-containing protein, producing the protein MRFREDANAEEDLALGGYLDRVVIELAQNAADAAARAGVPGRVHFSFHEGTLVVSNTGTPLSAEGVESLATLRASAKRDDADASVGRFGVGFSAVLAVTDEPVILSRTGGVRFSRADSAAAVAEAGVGSPGLVDEVRRRDGQVPVLRLPFEADGEPPEGYDTAVILPLRDEAAAELVRRLLGEADDALLLALPGLERIEIDLDGAVRVLADAESRWYVRRAGGSFDENDRERLLADRPTEERWRPHWSVLWALPRDPLGEVPSVVHAPTPTDEPLSLPALLLATFPLDPSRRHVAAGPLTDRLVHEAATAYAELLRIRAEEDANVLPLVPVGLAAGGLDRALREAILAALPTTPLVRSVEDGSLLRPGDGVAIDGSDDAFNSVMAPLVPGLIASPRQDRTALDALGVRRLELADLVDQLGSVAETQSPEWWREIYGALSEMVTDALLRESLGTLPVPLADGRLVRGVRGLLLPGHELAADVLAVFGEYGVRVVHPDAVHGTLERLGALSTTPRALLEDSAVRVAVEHSGEADDPEVIANAVLTVVAADASQAEGLWWLSDLVLRDADGELVPANALVIPGSPAASVLDDEEVAPISTEIVDRFGIPALEAIGVLNSLGIVAASDVALDDLPEALADLDGIEDWAYDVAPGGSRFGATVGELAAIRDLDWVVDDAWPEVLELIGASPELRRALVETVRVVGPDDRPAGGPSYSAWWIREHLLLPDGEPLAGRADPDADPVLAAYLDEAPDWTARLDPEIRTAIGLVREVGDLEADGVAQILTRMADPAREITESALLRLWNHLGQLTVYAPDPPTEIRVLTGESARPTTAEQRDESVGGGASTAIVAAGEAVVADAPMWLQRTDLGGFVVARGVVADGLGDLLDLPMAQEVAEGKIDAPGTAADVPAIVRELVPRTPELWWEHEELTVDGVEVSWWVSEDGEPHAATFDGLAKALAWASGRWDQRHVILAILSDPPRASELLVDAAFDRGTDSTE; encoded by the coding sequence GTGCGGTTCCGGGAGGACGCGAACGCCGAGGAGGACCTCGCGCTCGGCGGCTACCTCGACCGGGTGGTGATCGAGCTGGCCCAGAACGCAGCCGATGCCGCCGCCCGGGCGGGCGTGCCGGGGCGGGTGCACTTCTCCTTCCACGAGGGAACCTTGGTCGTCTCGAACACCGGTACGCCGTTGTCCGCCGAAGGAGTCGAGTCGCTCGCGACGTTGCGGGCGTCGGCCAAGCGCGACGATGCGGATGCCAGCGTCGGCCGGTTCGGGGTCGGGTTCTCGGCGGTGCTCGCGGTGACAGACGAGCCGGTGATCCTGTCGCGGACCGGTGGCGTCCGGTTCTCGCGCGCGGACAGTGCTGCTGCGGTCGCCGAGGCGGGCGTAGGGTCGCCGGGACTGGTGGACGAAGTACGGCGTCGTGATGGTCAGGTGCCCGTACTCCGGCTGCCGTTCGAGGCCGACGGAGAACCTCCCGAGGGCTACGACACCGCAGTGATCTTGCCGCTGCGGGACGAAGCCGCGGCCGAGCTCGTACGACGGTTGCTCGGCGAGGCTGATGACGCCTTGCTGCTGGCGCTCCCCGGCCTGGAGCGGATCGAGATCGATCTCGATGGGGCGGTGCGGGTGCTCGCCGACGCCGAGTCGCGGTGGTACGTGCGGCGGGCCGGCGGGAGCTTCGACGAGAACGACAGAGAGCGCTTGCTCGCGGATCGGCCGACCGAGGAGCGCTGGCGGCCGCACTGGTCCGTGCTCTGGGCGTTGCCGCGTGATCCGCTGGGGGAGGTGCCTTCGGTGGTGCACGCCCCGACGCCTACTGACGAGCCGTTGTCCCTACCGGCGTTGCTGTTGGCAACCTTTCCGCTCGATCCCTCCCGGCGGCATGTTGCCGCGGGGCCGTTGACCGATCGACTCGTTCACGAAGCGGCGACGGCGTACGCCGAACTGCTGCGGATCCGTGCTGAGGAAGACGCCAACGTGCTGCCGTTGGTGCCCGTCGGGCTGGCGGCCGGCGGGCTCGACCGTGCGCTGCGAGAGGCGATTCTGGCCGCCCTGCCGACGACTCCGTTGGTCCGCTCGGTCGAAGACGGATCGCTGCTGCGGCCGGGCGACGGGGTGGCTATCGACGGCTCGGACGACGCGTTCAACTCTGTCATGGCTCCGCTCGTGCCGGGTCTGATCGCCTCTCCCCGTCAGGATCGGACCGCACTGGATGCGCTCGGCGTCCGGCGGCTCGAACTCGCCGACCTGGTCGACCAACTCGGTTCGGTGGCCGAGACGCAATCGCCGGAGTGGTGGCGGGAAATCTATGGAGCGCTCTCCGAGATGGTGACGGACGCGTTGCTGCGCGAGTCTCTCGGGACTCTGCCGGTTCCGCTGGCGGACGGTCGGCTTGTTCGTGGCGTCCGTGGCCTGCTCCTGCCCGGCCACGAGTTGGCGGCCGACGTACTGGCTGTCTTCGGCGAGTACGGCGTACGAGTGGTGCATCCGGACGCCGTACACGGAACGCTGGAACGGCTGGGAGCGCTCTCCACGACGCCGCGCGCGTTGCTGGAGGACAGCGCCGTACGAGTTGCGGTCGAGCATTCCGGTGAGGCCGATGATCCCGAGGTCATCGCCAACGCCGTACTGACCGTGGTTGCCGCCGACGCGTCCCAGGCAGAAGGTCTGTGGTGGCTGTCCGACCTCGTACTGCGAGACGCCGACGGCGAGCTGGTCCCCGCGAACGCACTGGTGATTCCGGGATCGCCCGCGGCGTCCGTGCTCGATGACGAAGAGGTCGCGCCGATCTCTACCGAGATTGTTGATCGCTTCGGAATCCCTGCCCTCGAAGCGATCGGCGTACTCAACTCACTCGGGATCGTGGCTGCTTCGGACGTCGCCCTCGATGACCTGCCCGAGGCACTGGCCGACCTGGACGGGATCGAGGACTGGGCGTACGACGTCGCGCCCGGCGGCTCGAGGTTCGGGGCGACGGTGGGGGAGCTGGCCGCGATCCGCGACCTCGACTGGGTCGTGGACGACGCCTGGCCCGAGGTCCTCGAGTTGATCGGCGCGTCGCCCGAGCTCCGGCGAGCCTTGGTGGAAACGGTCCGGGTGGTTGGTCCGGACGACCGGCCCGCCGGCGGACCGTCGTACTCGGCCTGGTGGATCCGGGAACACCTTCTCCTCCCCGACGGCGAACCGCTGGCCGGGCGAGCGGATCCTGACGCTGATCCGGTGCTCGCGGCGTACCTGGACGAGGCACCCGACTGGACGGCACGGTTGGATCCCGAGATCCGGACCGCGATCGGCCTGGTCCGCGAGGTCGGCGATCTCGAGGCCGACGGCGTCGCGCAAATCCTTACCCGGATGGCGGATCCCGCCCGAGAGATCACAGAGAGCGCGCTCCTACGACTCTGGAACCACCTCGGCCAACTCACGGTCTACGCCCCGGACCCCCCGACCGAGATCCGAGTCCTCACCGGCGAAAGCGCCCGCCCAACCACTGCGGAACAGCGCGACGAGTCGGTCGGTGGCGGTGCCAGTACTGCGATCGTCGCCGCCGGCGAGGCCGTCGTCGCGGACGCACCGATGTGGCTGCAGCGCACAGACCTCGGTGGTTTCGTCGTGGCCCGGGGTGTAGTGGCAGACGGCCTGGGTGATCTGCTCGACCTCCCGATGGCACAAGAAGTTGCCGAGGGCAAGATCGACGCCCCGGGAACAGCGGCCGACGTACCGGCGATCGTTCGCGAACTCGTGCCGCGGACGCCTGAACTTTGGTGGGAACACGAGGAGCTCACCGTCGACGGCGTCGAGGTCTCCTGGTGGGTCAGCGAAGACGGCGAACCACATGCCGCAACGTTCGACGGCCTGGCGAAGGCTCTCGCCTGGGCCTCCGGTCGCTGGGACCAACGACACGTCATCCTCGCCATCCTCAGCGACCCGCCCCGCGCCTCCGAACTCCTCGTCGACGCAGCCTTCGACCGCGGCACCGACAGCACCGAGTAG
- a CDS encoding DUF222 domain-containing protein, which translates to MFDSNLDDLSAKATLAAAARLQEERTRIDVDLIEHAQHFADLHPDPAVIPGHVEAPPGGERGKVYGGQGCPGVAEFAPAEFGAVTGRSKVSAALFIGQALALRHRLPLTWAQVRAGHGEAWKALQIAKACTGLPEEGAAIVDERVADIFDGLTPLRLANIVKAVFWQVDPVGARAEAERRARERGVWPGRTDEHGTTMLSSGRRLVT; encoded by the coding sequence ATGTTCGACTCGAATCTGGATGATCTCAGTGCGAAGGCGACGCTTGCTGCGGCGGCGCGTTTGCAGGAGGAGCGCACCCGGATCGATGTCGATTTGATCGAGCATGCGCAGCATTTCGCTGATCTTCATCCTGACCCTGCTGTGATTCCCGGTCATGTCGAGGCGCCGCCTGGTGGTGAGCGGGGCAAGGTGTACGGCGGTCAGGGGTGTCCGGGGGTGGCGGAGTTCGCGCCGGCCGAGTTTGGTGCGGTGACCGGTCGTAGCAAGGTGTCGGCCGCGTTGTTCATCGGGCAGGCTCTGGCGTTGCGGCACCGGCTGCCGTTGACGTGGGCGCAGGTCAGGGCTGGTCATGGTGAGGCGTGGAAGGCGTTGCAGATCGCCAAGGCCTGTACAGGGTTGCCCGAGGAGGGTGCGGCGATTGTTGACGAGCGGGTCGCGGACATCTTCGACGGGTTGACGCCACTGCGCCTGGCCAACATCGTCAAGGCCGTCTTCTGGCAGGTCGACCCGGTCGGGGCCCGGGCCGAGGCGGAGCGGAGGGCCCGTGAGCGGGGTGTGTGGCCCGGCCGGACCGACGAGCACGGCACCACGATGTTGTCGTCCGGGCGTCGACTGGTGACGTGA
- a CDS encoding PHP domain-containing protein, with translation MGLPADGHVHSQFSWDANQGAMEETCARAMELGLPAVSFTEHVDFTPFRAGFLAEKFADLVTDGILNAPVLDVAGYLESVERCRAKYPELRILTGMEVGQPHLHVTEVAGLLAQGTFERVIGSLHCLLDGDEYAEPWELFPHRPADEVFRAYLAEIPRMVRGSDAFEVFTHVDYPVRSWPGGSEAFRPTDFEDELRHALSALAAGERVLEINTRIPLHPTILKWWREEGGRRVTFGSDAHLPEALGHGLGEAATLAESNGFSPGSKPEDPWIASN, from the coding sequence ATGGGACTTCCTGCTGACGGACATGTGCACAGCCAGTTCTCGTGGGACGCGAATCAAGGTGCGATGGAGGAAACCTGCGCGCGGGCGATGGAGCTCGGGCTGCCGGCGGTCTCGTTCACCGAGCATGTGGACTTCACGCCGTTCCGGGCCGGATTCCTCGCGGAGAAGTTCGCGGACCTGGTCACCGACGGGATCCTGAACGCGCCCGTCCTCGATGTCGCGGGATATCTGGAGTCGGTGGAGCGCTGCCGGGCGAAGTACCCGGAGCTGCGGATCCTGACCGGGATGGAGGTCGGGCAGCCTCACCTGCATGTGACCGAGGTCGCCGGACTCCTTGCCCAGGGCACCTTCGAGCGGGTGATCGGTTCGCTGCACTGCCTGCTCGACGGTGACGAGTACGCCGAGCCCTGGGAGCTGTTTCCGCACCGGCCTGCCGACGAGGTCTTCCGCGCGTACCTGGCGGAGATCCCGCGGATGGTGAGAGGCTCGGATGCCTTCGAGGTGTTCACCCACGTCGACTATCCCGTCCGCTCCTGGCCCGGCGGCAGCGAGGCCTTCAGGCCGACCGATTTCGAGGACGAACTTCGCCACGCCCTCAGCGCGCTGGCCGCCGGAGAGCGCGTTCTGGAGATCAACACCCGGATCCCGCTCCACCCGACGATCCTCAAATGGTGGCGGGAGGAAGGCGGCCGCCGCGTGACCTTCGGCAGCGACGCCCACCTCCCGGAAGCCCTCGGCCACGGCCTTGGAGAAGCCGCCACACTGGCCGAGTCGAACGGCTTCAGCCCCGGCAGCAAGCCCGAGGACCCCTGGATCGCCTCGAACTGA
- a CDS encoding GNAT family N-acetyltransferase → MTDTTNKAAVLLAAYDDQLRGGSEAADVPTSTDGPVIRVEYPNRGFVSYRSLEGVDDLDALIARQRDYFAEKNQPVEWKTRGHDLPADLIDRLTAAGFVAEERETVVIAESADIVERLSGRDQVDGVTIRRTAEESGFARIAAMESMVWDQDWSWLTDDLIRRHATGLTDIFVAEAGGEVVSAAWAVYKKGTDFTGLWGGSTLAEWRGKGIYKALVAVRAARAVELGYRYLQVDASDDSSPILQRLGFLAVTTTTTPYVYTPQS, encoded by the coding sequence GTGACTGATACGACGAACAAAGCGGCTGTCCTACTGGCGGCGTACGACGATCAACTGCGGGGCGGCAGCGAGGCGGCCGACGTGCCGACCAGCACCGACGGACCGGTGATCCGGGTCGAGTATCCGAACCGTGGCTTCGTGAGTTACCGCTCTCTCGAGGGCGTCGACGATCTGGACGCGTTGATCGCACGGCAGCGGGACTACTTCGCGGAGAAGAACCAGCCGGTGGAGTGGAAGACGCGGGGTCACGATCTGCCCGCCGACCTGATCGACCGGTTGACGGCCGCCGGGTTCGTTGCCGAGGAGCGCGAGACGGTGGTCATCGCCGAGAGCGCGGACATCGTCGAGCGGCTGAGCGGGCGCGACCAGGTCGACGGCGTCACCATCCGGCGTACGGCTGAGGAGTCCGGCTTCGCGCGGATCGCGGCAATGGAGTCGATGGTCTGGGACCAGGACTGGTCCTGGCTCACCGACGACCTGATCCGGCGCCACGCCACCGGTCTGACGGACATCTTCGTCGCGGAAGCCGGCGGCGAGGTCGTGTCCGCCGCGTGGGCCGTTTACAAGAAGGGCACGGACTTCACCGGGCTGTGGGGCGGTTCCACCCTGGCCGAGTGGCGGGGCAAGGGGATCTACAAGGCGCTGGTCGCGGTGCGCGCCGCCCGGGCGGTGGAACTCGGCTACAGGTACCTCCAGGTCGATGCCTCGGACGACAGTTCGCCGATCCTGCAGCGGCTCGGATTCCTGGCGGTCACCACCACCACCACGCCGTACGTCTACACGCCCCAAAGCTGA